The bacterium genomic interval GGGCGGAGTCCCAGGCCTATCACTGCTCCGTCGCGCTCGTGGTCGGACAGGCGACCGAAGCGCAGCCGGAACGATGAGGCGCGCGCTGGCGACGGCGCTTCTCGTCGCGTCGGCCGCGACCGGCGCGTTCGCCGAGATCCCCGTCCGGGAGGCGTTCCAGCTCCACTGCTCGGGCTGCCATGGGGCCGACGGCCGGGGGGATGGCCGGATCGTGCCGGATCTGCGCGCCCTCGCTCCTCTCCTCGCGGTCGAGGGCGGGCGTGAATTTCTCGTCCGTGTTCCGGGCGTGGCTCAGGCGCCGCTCGAGAGCGCGGCCCTGGCCAGGCTCCTCGATTTCGTGCTGACGGAGATGTCCGGGGTCGACGACCTCGAGGCGTTCGGGGTCGCCGAGGTGGAGCGGCTCCGGAAGCGCCCGCTGCTCGATCCGCTCGGGGCGCGTCCGATCCCGCGCCCGAGGATTCCAGCGCTCGCGCCCTAGGCAGGATCCGATCGGCGCCCGCCTCAGGCCTCGTCGTTCCAACCCCGCGGATAGGCGAGGGCGGCCAGGCCGGTCAGGCCGAGGAAGGCCGCGACCGGCGTGGTCAAGCCGATCGTGCCCACGAAGAAGGTCAGGGCGGCGACGAGCGACGAGAGCAGAACGGGACGAACGACGGCAGCCTGCATTCCGGTCTCCTTCGGAGCCCCTCGTCGGGGCGTCCATCGTGGACACGGGAATACTGCGCGCTTCGGCCGGGTCGCTCTGTGAAGGGGTTCACAGAGCGGGCGATTGCGCCGCCGAGTCCGCCGCCTGCGGAGCCGGGATCAGGACTCGCCGGGCACCGGTCCCGAGTAGGGCGGGTCGGCGAGCGTCCGGATGAACACGACGAGGCTGTTGATCTCGTCGTCGGAGAGGCTCGTGCCCCACGGCGCCATCATCGAGGACTTACCGACGGCCGCGCCGCCCTCGGCGATCACCTTGTAGATGTGGTCGTTCGAGAGCGCGTTCATGTAGCCGCCGTCCGCATGCTTCGCGGGCTGGGGCTGGAGGCCGCCGGAGAGCGGACCGTCTCCCTCGCCGCGCGCGCCGTGGCAGCTCGAACAGTTCGCGGTGTAGACCTCTTCGCCGCTCGCGAGGCTGATGCCCGCGGAGGCCTCTTCTTCCCCTTCCGAGGCGTCGCCGGCGGAGAGCGCGTAGGCGTTCGGCGAACTCGCGAGGCTCTCGTTCATCACCGCGAGGCGGTTGCCGATCCGTTCGAGACGCTCATTCGCCATCTCGGCGCGCACCTTCTCGCGGATCGCGCGGGTCTCCTCGGACTCGTAGCGCTCGGATCGGTAGTCCTCACCGCAGCCGAAGATCGGGAGAAGAAGGGCGATCAGAAGGGCGAAGACGATGGACGACGGGACGCGCGTCGATGCCATGGCGCGGTACTCCTCATGGGGCAGGATCGAATGCGGTGGACTGGGGGGCGGAACGGCGAGGAGGATAACCGCAGCGGGGGCCGCTTGTCGCCCCTCCGCGACAGGTTCCCGTCGGGACCCGGGGTCGCGGCTCTGCCCGAAAAAATGTCGTGGATCCGGGGGGTTGCACTCCAGACGGTCGTGGCGGAGCCGTTCGATGCCTCGCGGATGCGGGATTCGACGGCCCGACGGGGTTCGGCCAGAATCGATGGGTGTCGGGGGGCCGGTCCTGGAGGAGATCATGATGAAGCTCTGGAGTCTGACGACGTCTTCCCCTCGCGGTCTCGCACGACGCGCCGAGCGGGCGGAGCGGGACGGCTGGGCCGGTCTCGGCGTGACCGACTCCCAGAACCTCGCGGGAGATGCGTGGGTGGCGCTCGCCCTGATCGCCGGCGCGACCGAGCGTCTCGAGTTCGGCACGAGCGTCACGAATCCGATCACGCGCCATCCCGCGGTGACGGCGGCGGCCGCGCATGCGCTCTCGGTCGAGTCCGGTGGGCGCGTGACCGTTGGACTCGGCCGCGGGGACTCTGCGCTGGCCCACCTCGGTCGCGCGCCGGCTTCGGTCGCCCATACCGAACGCTACGTACAGGTCCTTCGGCGCTTTCTGCGTGGAGCGCCCGTCGCCTTCGAGGACCTCGGCTTCAGCGAGTCGACGGCACCGGATGTGGCGACCCTCGGTCTGGCGGACACGCCGGCGGCGAGTCGCCTGGTCTGGCGCGCCGACGGTGACCCTCTGGTCTCGGTGGAGGTCGCTTCGACCGGCCCGAAGGTGATCGCGGCGGCCGCGCGTTCGGCGGACCGGATCGTCTTCGCGCTCGGTGCCGATCCGGATCGACTCCGCTGGGGAATCGAGACCGCGAGAAAGGCGCGCGTCGACGTGGGTCTCGACCCCGACGCGTTCGAGTACGCGACCTACCTCAACGTGATGTGTCATCCCGACATCGAGAAGGCGAGAGCGCTCGTCGCCGGAGGCCTCACGACCTTCGCCCGCTTCTCGGTCATGCATGGGGCCGTCCAGGGGCCCGCGGACGAGAAGATGCGGGGCGTGATGGAGAAGCTCCACGGCGTCTACGACATGAAGCAGCACACCCGCGCCGACTCGGACCAGACGAGCGCCCTGACGCCCGAGTTCATCGACCGCTATGCGATCGTCGGATCCGCCGAGACCTGCGTGGCGCGGCTGCAGGAGATCGCCGAGCTCGGGATCGGCAAGGCCATCCTGGTCGGGGCGACGGGCGGTGTCGACGTCGCGGAGGCCCGCAAGGCGGACGAGCATCTCGTCGGCGGCGTGCTGCCGGCGTTCGCCAGCGGCGCGTGAAGCGCGCGGTCGGGCCGAGCCGGCGGCCGCCTGAGCCCGGTCCCTGGCAACGGAGGCTGATTCCCGAAGTCGCACCCCGCGAATCGTGGACCGACGATTGCACCCTCCTGAGATCGCGCGAATTCGTCGTCTGATTCGCTCGAGGTCGAGAACGGCTGGTCTCGTTTCTCTCGCGGATCGTGGATCGCGGTACTCGCTTCCACGGCTTCCGGCGGTGCTGGCAGCGCGGGTGCATTCCTCGGTCCACCTTGCACCCCGCGTCCCGCCCGTGCCCGGCAACGCACGCTACCGTCGAATTCCCACTTCGTGAGGTGGAGAGCGGGCGAGGTTACACGCCTCCCGCCGCCGACCGCCGGGAGGTTCCATGTCGTTCCGAACGATCCGTCCCTACGCCTTCGCCCTCGTCTTCGTTCTCTTCACCGCCGCCTGTAGCGAAACGCAGGACGCCGGAGACGCCGCCACTCCGGCCGAGGAAACCGCCGCGACCGCCTCCGGGGCGACCGAGGGGGAACGTCTGGTAGTCTACACCGAAGAGCGCACGCCCTGCGACCACTACACGCCGAACCGACTCCCGCTCTTCGGGGACCTCCACGTCCATACCGAGCTCTCCTTCGATGCGGCCGCGAACACGATCGGAGCGACGCCCGAAGACGCGTACCGCTATGCGCAGGGCGAAGCGATCGATTTCTGGCCCCTCGAGAACGGAGCGCCCGTCGGATCCTTCGCGATCGACCGGCCCCTCGACTTCCTCGCCGTCACGGACCACGGCGAGTTCCTCGGCGAGCGCCGTCTCTGCCGGGACCCGGACTCGCCCCGCTACGACGCCGACTTCTGCAAGCAGGCCCGGAGCGACGAGCGAACCGGCATGATGCTCTTCGGCCAGGTGATCACGACCGAGACGCCGGCGCGACTCCCTCAGGTGTGCGGCGAGGACGGCCAGCTCTGTCGCGAGTGGGCTCGGGATCCGTGGACGCGGATCGGTGACGCGGCGGACGCGGCCTACGATCGAAGCTCGGCCTGCCGCTTCACGGCGCTCAAGGCCTACGAGTACACGGGCACGCCCGGGACGTCGAACTACCACCGCAACGTCGTCTTCCGGAACGGCAGCGTTCCGCCCTTTCCGGTCTCCTACGTCGACGCGCCCTACGACAGCGCGCTGTGGGAAGGTCTCGACGCGGTCTGTCTGGAAGCAGACGGCTGCGAGTACCTCACGATTCCGCACAACTCGAATCTCGCGAACGGCCGCATGGCGCCCTACATGCGACTCGCCCCGACCCTCGAGAACCGCCGGGCCTATGCGGCCAAGCGGCTCGAGCGTGAGCCGATCATGGAGATCTTCCAGCACAAGGGCGCGTCCGAGTGCATCAACGGCCTGTCGAGCGTGCTCGGCGCGCCGGACGAGCTGTGCGACGTGGAGGCCGTCCGTTTCATCGGCCGCGAAGAGGTCTACGGAGTCACTCAGGCCGACGAGGACGGGAACCTGATCCTCGGCGAGGCGCGCGAAGTGACGCAGGAGTGCGGGGACGAGGTCGGCAGCTACGGCATGCTCGGCGCGGGCTGCGTCGATGCCACGGACTATCTCCGGTCCGGTCTGCTCGTCGGCCTCGAAGAGGCGGACGCCATCGGCCTCAACAGCGTGAAGCTCGGCGTCGTCGCGGCAACCGACACGCACGCGGCGACGCCCGGCGCCGTCGACGAAGCGGATTGGCGCGGGCACGTCTCTCTCGAGGCGACGCCCCAGGAACGTCTCTCGCCTGGCCTCCTGACCAGCGGGATCGACGGCAACCCGGGTGGGCTCGCCGGCGTCTGGGCCGTCGAGAACTCCCGCGACGCGATCTTCGAAGCCATGCTGCGGCGCGAGACCTTCGGGACCTCCGGGCCGCGGATCGTTCCGCGCTTCTTCGGCGGTTGGGACTACGAGGCCGACCTCTGCGATCGTGCGGACATGGTCGAGGTCGGATACGCCGGAGGTGTGCCCATGGGCGGAGATCTACCGGCGCCGACGTCGCCGGAGGCGAAGCCCGTCTTCGTGGCGGCGGCGACCCGCGACGCCTCGCGAATGGGGGCACCGCTCCAGCAGCTCCAGCTCGTCAAGGGTTGGATCGACGCCGAGGGCCGTCGACGGACCGAGGTGATCGTCCTCGCCGGCGGACCGAACGACGCGACGGTCGATCTCGCCACCGGGGAACGGAAGGGCGACGGCCACGACAGTCTCTGCGCGGTCTATCGCGACGACGATTTCGATCCGGGCCAGTCGACCTACTACTACGTGCGCGCCGTCGAGAACCCCTCGGCGCGTTGGAGCGTCTTCGACTGCCTGCGCCTGCCCGAAGCAGAACGCCCGGCGGTCTGCGGTGATGGATCGTATCCGCAGACCACCCAGGAGATGGCCTGGACGTCGCCCATCTGGCACGAGGCCCCCTAGACGAGGAAGCGTGATCCGGAACGCGAAGCGGCTCGCCGGGCCTGGACCCGGCGAGCCGCGCGTGGCTGCCGACGGTGGATGGGGCGGGTCGGGTGCCCGCGCCGTCCTAGAAGGAGATGTCCCACTGCAGGCGGACGCGGTGGTCCTCCGTGTTGCCGAAGACGACGGTGGTGGCGTTGTCGTTGTCGAGGGTCAGGTAGGAGTAGTCGAGCGTGACCTTGTTGTTGTGGCCGCTGAAGAACCAGTTGGCCGCGCCCGTGAATTCCTGGCGCGTCTGGGACTTGAGCAGGTTCGCCGTGGCGTTCTGCTCGGGCTCCCGAACCATCGCGTAGCGGAAGGCGAGCTCGAGCTCCTCGGGGACGCAGTCGAAGAGCTCGTTGAAGAAGTACCCCGTCTGCGCGTAGCCACCCCAGTAGTGGGTGTCGCGTGCGGCGCTGGACGCGGCCTGCGACCGGTCGGTGACGCGCTTCCAGTGGAATTCCTGCTGGATCGAGAGACCCTGGTACTTGAAGGCGAATCCCTGGGTGGCCTGGGTGACCGTGAACTGGCCGTCGGAGGCCGCGGCCGGCGACGCGTAGGCCTGGAGATTGCCGCAGCCACTCGAGGACCAGCGCGTGCAGCGACCGGTGTGTTCGGCGAAGCCGAAGGAGAGGGAGCCCGTGGGCTTCTCGGTCCGCTCGACGTCGGTCTGGCGCAGCGCGAGGTCCCGGCCGAGGAAATTCCACTGGAGCCGGGCGGCGTACATCACGTCGTTGTCGTCGTTCGCGACGCCGCGACCTTCGCCGGTGAAGACGCCGAAGTAGTAGCGGAGCTCGCCGGGCGTACCTTCGAAGAGGTGACCGCGAAGGCTGACGCCGACCTGGCGATCGATCGTGAACACGCGATTCACGATCGAGCGCTCGACGAACTGCTGACGCCCGGAGGAGTCCACGCGCTCGCGGTTGTAGTCGATCTTCCACTGACCGACGCGGAGGGCGATCTTCTTGTACTTCGCGATGTCGATGCGCCAATCGATCACGCGGGTGTCGGAGCTGCCGCTGTCGTTGGTGCGCGTGGGCTCGAGGTCGACCTCGAAGTAGTACTTGAGCCAGGGGCGATAGCCGTGGCCTCCGATCTTCATGCGCAGACGTCGCGCCTGGAAGGTGAGCTCTTCGGTTCCGCCGAAGCTCGAGACGTTGCGCGGATCGCTCCGGGTGGGCCAGGTCAGGCGGAACTGGGCGCGCCACTGGAGGTTGGTCTGGAAGTTCCCGTCCTTGGTCTCGAGTCGGAAGCCCTTGCTCGTATAGCTGGCCTTGACGCCGAACCGCTCGTCGATCGCCGCCTCGACGGCTTCGTTGATCCGCGCGGTCAGGTCGGCGTCTTCGTCCTCTCCGTGTCCCGCGGACACGGGGGGGAGGGGCTCGCCCGACTCGCCGGGCTCATCCGCGGCGTCCGGTGTCGCATCGGCGCCGGAGAGCGCGTCGTACTGCTCCTGGTTGATCGAGCCGTTCTCGAGCAGGACGTCGAGCAGCTGCGGGACGCCGTCGTCGGCGTGGCCCGGAGCGGCGAAGAGCGCGAACGAGAGCGCGTAGGCCGCGAACCGTCGCGGCGACAAGGGAATCACGATTCCACCTCCTTTGGGATTCGGTTGTGCTGTCGGGAACACGATGGGGGGTTCGTGTCCGGCGCGGGCGGAATCCTGCCTGGGTCATGTGGCATGAGCGTGACAACACGATGAAGCTGTTACGGCAGGGTGAACGAACCAGGGAGGAGCGGTCGCGCCGGCGTGAAGCTCGGCCTCGCTGGTCCTGGCCTTCCCCGGCTCGTGCGGCCCTACCCAGGGGGAGGCGGGGGTGCTCGCCGCCGGCGATCGGTGCGCGGTCGCGCCGGCGACCCACTGGAGACCGGTCGGAGACGACCTCGTGGACGGATCCGGATGCGGGGAAGCCCGAGCGAATCGGCTTCCTCCTCGTCGATTGCACGAGCCGGCGAATCGACGGGCCGGAAGGCCTAGCGTGCTGCGGCTCCCGCGTTCGGCGGCTTCGAGAGGACCTCGTCCGCGCTCTCCGAGAAGTCGTGGGTGTTGCCGAGCACGCGGAGCCCCTGGTCGAGGCGTTCCGG includes:
- a CDS encoding cytochrome c, whose translation is MRRALATALLVASAATGAFAEIPVREAFQLHCSGCHGADGRGDGRIVPDLRALAPLLAVEGGREFLVRVPGVAQAPLESAALARLLDFVLTEMSGVDDLEAFGVAEVERLRKRPLLDPLGARPIPRPRIPALAP
- a CDS encoding cytochrome c, whose amino-acid sequence is MASTRVPSSIVFALLIALLLPIFGCGEDYRSERYESEETRAIREKVRAEMANERLERIGNRLAVMNESLASSPNAYALSAGDASEGEEEASAGISLASGEEVYTANCSSCHGARGEGDGPLSGGLQPQPAKHADGGYMNALSNDHIYKVIAEGGAAVGKSSMMAPWGTSLSDDEINSLVVFIRTLADPPYSGPVPGES
- a CDS encoding LLM class flavin-dependent oxidoreductase — protein: MKLWSLTTSSPRGLARRAERAERDGWAGLGVTDSQNLAGDAWVALALIAGATERLEFGTSVTNPITRHPAVTAAAAHALSVESGGRVTVGLGRGDSALAHLGRAPASVAHTERYVQVLRRFLRGAPVAFEDLGFSESTAPDVATLGLADTPAASRLVWRADGDPLVSVEVASTGPKVIAAAARSADRIVFALGADPDRLRWGIETARKARVDVGLDPDAFEYATYLNVMCHPDIEKARALVAGGLTTFARFSVMHGAVQGPADEKMRGVMEKLHGVYDMKQHTRADSDQTSALTPEFIDRYAIVGSAETCVARLQEIAELGIGKAILVGATGGVDVAEARKADEHLVGGVLPAFASGA
- a CDS encoding DUF3604 domain-containing protein, which produces MSFRTIRPYAFALVFVLFTAACSETQDAGDAATPAEETAATASGATEGERLVVYTEERTPCDHYTPNRLPLFGDLHVHTELSFDAAANTIGATPEDAYRYAQGEAIDFWPLENGAPVGSFAIDRPLDFLAVTDHGEFLGERRLCRDPDSPRYDADFCKQARSDERTGMMLFGQVITTETPARLPQVCGEDGQLCREWARDPWTRIGDAADAAYDRSSACRFTALKAYEYTGTPGTSNYHRNVVFRNGSVPPFPVSYVDAPYDSALWEGLDAVCLEADGCEYLTIPHNSNLANGRMAPYMRLAPTLENRRAYAAKRLEREPIMEIFQHKGASECINGLSSVLGAPDELCDVEAVRFIGREEVYGVTQADEDGNLILGEAREVTQECGDEVGSYGMLGAGCVDATDYLRSGLLVGLEEADAIGLNSVKLGVVAATDTHAATPGAVDEADWRGHVSLEATPQERLSPGLLTSGIDGNPGGLAGVWAVENSRDAIFEAMLRRETFGTSGPRIVPRFFGGWDYEADLCDRADMVEVGYAGGVPMGGDLPAPTSPEAKPVFVAAATRDASRMGAPLQQLQLVKGWIDAEGRRRTEVIVLAGGPNDATVDLATGERKGDGHDSLCAVYRDDDFDPGQSTYYYVRAVENPSARWSVFDCLRLPEAERPAVCGDGSYPQTTQEMAWTSPIWHEAP
- a CDS encoding OprO/OprP family phosphate-selective porin — its product is MIPLSPRRFAAYALSFALFAAPGHADDGVPQLLDVLLENGSINQEQYDALSGADATPDAADEPGESGEPLPPVSAGHGEDEDADLTARINEAVEAAIDERFGVKASYTSKGFRLETKDGNFQTNLQWRAQFRLTWPTRSDPRNVSSFGGTEELTFQARRLRMKIGGHGYRPWLKYYFEVDLEPTRTNDSGSSDTRVIDWRIDIAKYKKIALRVGQWKIDYNRERVDSSGRQQFVERSIVNRVFTIDRQVGVSLRGHLFEGTPGELRYYFGVFTGEGRGVANDDNDVMYAARLQWNFLGRDLALRQTDVERTEKPTGSLSFGFAEHTGRCTRWSSSGCGNLQAYASPAAASDGQFTVTQATQGFAFKYQGLSIQQEFHWKRVTDRSQAASSAARDTHYWGGYAQTGYFFNELFDCVPEELELAFRYAMVREPEQNATANLLKSQTRQEFTGAANWFFSGHNNKVTLDYSYLTLDNDNATTVVFGNTEDHRVRLQWDISF